The Gouania willdenowi chromosome 7, fGouWil2.1, whole genome shotgun sequence genome includes a window with the following:
- the lmod3 gene encoding leiomodin-3 isoform X2 produces the protein MSDSKDIKDLEEEDIDEDEILAMLSPEELRELQSEMDVIIAPDEKVPVGQRQKDQTEKPPTGTFDHRSLVDYLYWEKESKRMLEEERVPTTLLPSEKVLNEEAEKKERAEMSDNVKYEVYEVIEEVIEDEAADCEDGEEIIEEVIEEIVEEVDEADERKEEDLGNEDFKQPDKDKSEDDSKNHEELSGNTEEVQEKRNTGDIQPNSEPPVKQDTPETKENTSTDSTTPPQEPEKTESNEILKPKEEKKINKLKIPNLAHNIKMTSRPSGNETNLESTLDKIRNNNPSVTEVNLNNIENIPKEILLDYVTALKKNKHVKTFSIANTGVDENIAFNLANMLRENRSITTLNIESNFVTGKGIVAIIRCLQFNESLTELRFHNQRHMLGHHAEMEISRLLKANNTLLKMGYHFEQPGPRMVVTNILTRNLDRQRQQRKEEQRQQQLKEQRELMQMYENSLNLPPGLLQMLGYIPPMEALQDHGLVPPSSEVASVTQNHNATEKPEPPKQQKKHKSIPKQASTNSANPLQNVQLKRTPKKRDPFLELDARDSRRAERESFQLRKTPRVKDSGSGEMSDEKANLTDVIKTLKPIPRRRVPPKVDPTPRDQLLSEIKTSNVAYLKSVPLPKVLESSETSLL, from the exons ATGTCTGACAGTAAAGACATTAAAGATCTCGAAGAAGAGGATATAGATGAAGATGAAATCCTTGCAATGCTTTCACCTGAGGAGCTCAGGGAGCTCCAGAGCGAGATGGATGTTATCATTGCTCCAGATGAAAAGGTACCTGTTGGACAGAGACAGAAAGACCAGACGGAGAAACCTCCAACTGGGACGTTTGACCACAGGTCACTGGTGGACTACCTCTACTGGGAGAAAGAATCAAAGAGAATGCTTGAAGAAGAACGAGTGCCCACAACACTGCTACCCAGTGAG AAAGTGCTAAATGAAGAAGCTGAAAAGAAGGAAAGAGCAGAAATGTCTGACAATGTAAAATATGAGGTTTATGAAGTGATCGAAGAAGTAATCGAGGATGAAGCGGCGGATTGTGAGGACGGAGAGGAAATTATAGAGGAAGTAATTGAGGAAATAGTTGAAGAAGTGGATGAGGCTgatgaaagaaaagaagaagacttGGGGAATGAAGACTTTAAACAGCCTGATAAAGACAAATCGGAAGATGACTCGAAGAACCATGAGGAACTTTCAGGTAATACAGAAGAAGTCCAAGAAAAGAGGAATACAGGTGATATTCAACCCAATTCAGAACCACCTGTCAAGCAAGACACTCcagaaacaaaggaaaacaccTCTACGGACAGTACGACTCCTCCACAGGAGCCAGAGAAAACAGAAAGCAATGAAATACTCAAaccgaaagaagaaaaaaaaattaacaaattaaaaattcCTAATTTGGCACATAATATTAAAATGACATCACGACCTTCAGGCAATGAGACAAATTTGGAGTCAACGCTCGATAAAATCCGCAATAACAACCCATCCGTCACAGAGGTGAACCTCAACAACATAGAGAACATTCCCAAAGAGATTCTCTTAGACTACGTCACTGCGCTGAAGAAGAACAAACACGTGAAGACCTTCAGTATCGCCAACACTGGTGTGGATGAAAACATTGCTTTCAACCTGGCCAACATGTTGAGGGAGAATCGCAGCATTACGACTCTGAACATTGAGTCTAACTTCGTCACGGGAAAGGGTATCGTGGCCATTATCCGTTGCCTTCAGTTCAACGAAAGTCTTACAGAGCTGCGTTTTCACAACCAGAGGCACATGTTGGGTCACCATGCTGAGATGGAAATCTCACGTCTGCTCAAAGCCAACAACACACTCCTGAAGATGGGCTATCACTTTGAACAGCCAGGACCCAGGATGGTGGTCACCAACATTTTAACCAGGAATCTGGATCGCCAGAGGCAGCAGAGAAAGGAGGAGCAGAGGCAGCAGCAGCTCAAAGAGCAACGGGAGCTTATGCAGATGTATGAAAACAGTTTGAACCTACCTCCTGGTTTGCTCCAGATGCTGGGATACATACCGCCAATGGAGGCTCTACAGGACCATGGGCTTGTCCCACCATCATCTGAGGTAGCTTCTGTTACCCAAAACCACAATGCAACAGAAAAGCCAGAGccaccaaaacaacaaaaaaagcacaaaagcaTTCCCAAACAAGCCTCAACCAACTCAGCAAACCCACTACAGAACGTCCAGCTGAAAAGAACTCCCAAGAAACGAGATCCATTTCTGGAGCTGGATGCAAGAGACAGCAGAAGAGCTGAGAGGGAAAGTTTCCAGCTAAGAAAGACTCCCAGAGTCAAGGACAGTGGCAGTGGAGAGATGTCGGATGAAAAAGCAAACCTTACTGATGTTATAAAGACTTTGAAACCAATCCCTCGCAGACGAGTTCCTCCAAAGGTTGACCCCACTCCTCGTGATCAGCTCCTCAGTGAGATCAAAACCAGCAACGTGGCATATCTCAAATCT GTGCCACTCCccaaagtgctggaatcaagtgAAACAAGTCTTCTATGA
- the arl6ip5b gene encoding PRA1 family protein 3 → MAASMELAPLRQWDDFFPGTDRFAKPEFGDLTKWNNRVISNLMYYQTNYFAVALVVFLIVGFLNPLGMFLGGAVVALIFMGSVWAGENQTVVKNFKRKNPTLFVAAVMVTSYFILSLFGGVLVFIFGITFPLLVILIHASLRLRNMKNRMENKMEGVGLKKTPMGMIMDLLDQQEEKINKIQDFIEGKLKE, encoded by the exons ATGGCAGCCAGTATGGAGCTAGCACCTCTCAGACAGTGGGACGACTTTTTCCCGGGGACCGATCGCTTTGCTAAACCGGAGTTTGGTGATTTGACCAAATGGAACAACCGGGTGATCAGTAACCTCATGTATTACCAGACCAACTACTTCGCCGTGGCCCTGGTGGTGTTCCTCATCGTGGG GTTCCTGAATCCACTTGGCATGTTCCTGGGAGGGGCTGTGGTGGCTCTGATTTTCATGGGCTCGGTGTGGGCTGGGGAGAACCAGACCGTCGTCAAGAACTTCAAAAGGAAGAACCCCACCCTTTTTGTTGCCGCGGTGATGGTCACCAGCTACTTCATCCTGTCTCTGTTTGGTGGAGTCCTGGTCTTCATCTTTGGAATCACCTTCCCTTTGTTGG TGATCCTGATCCACGCCTCTCTGAGATTGCGGAACATGAAGAACCGAATGGAAAACAAGATGGAAGGCGTTGGGCTGAAGAAGACCCCGATGGGTATGATCATGGATCTCCTCGATCAACAGGAAGAGAAAATTAACAAGATTCAGGATTTCATTGAAGGCAAACTTAAGGAGTGA
- the lmod3 gene encoding leiomodin-3 isoform X1, protein MSDSKDIKDLEEEDIDEDEILAMLSPEELRELQSEMDVIIAPDEKVPVGQRQKDQTEKPPTGTFDHRSLVDYLYWEKESKRMLEEERVPTTLLPSEKVLNEEAEKKERAEMSDNVKYEVYEVIEEVIEDEAADCEDGEEIIEEVIEEIVEEVDEADERKEEDLGNEDFKQPDKDKSEDDSKNHEELSGNTEEVQEKRNTGDIQPNSEPPVKQDTPETKENTSTDSTTPPQEPEKTESNEILKPKEEKKINKLKIPNLAHNIKMTSRPSGNETNLESTLDKIRNNNPSVTEVNLNNIENIPKEILLDYVTALKKNKHVKTFSIANTGVDENIAFNLANMLRENRSITTLNIESNFVTGKGIVAIIRCLQFNESLTELRFHNQRHMLGHHAEMEISRLLKANNTLLKMGYHFEQPGPRMVVTNILTRNLDRQRQQRKEEQRQQQLKEQRELMQMYENSLNLPPGLLQMLGYIPPMEALQDHGLVPPSSEVASVTQNHNATEKPEPPKQQKKHKSIPKQASTNSANPLQNVQLKRTPKKRDPFLELDARDSRRAERESFQLRKTPRVKDSGSGEMSDEKANLTDVIKTLKPIPRRRVPPKVDPTPRDQLLSEIKTSNVAYLKSVSITLTLSPWDHFEVYKK, encoded by the exons ATGTCTGACAGTAAAGACATTAAAGATCTCGAAGAAGAGGATATAGATGAAGATGAAATCCTTGCAATGCTTTCACCTGAGGAGCTCAGGGAGCTCCAGAGCGAGATGGATGTTATCATTGCTCCAGATGAAAAGGTACCTGTTGGACAGAGACAGAAAGACCAGACGGAGAAACCTCCAACTGGGACGTTTGACCACAGGTCACTGGTGGACTACCTCTACTGGGAGAAAGAATCAAAGAGAATGCTTGAAGAAGAACGAGTGCCCACAACACTGCTACCCAGTGAG AAAGTGCTAAATGAAGAAGCTGAAAAGAAGGAAAGAGCAGAAATGTCTGACAATGTAAAATATGAGGTTTATGAAGTGATCGAAGAAGTAATCGAGGATGAAGCGGCGGATTGTGAGGACGGAGAGGAAATTATAGAGGAAGTAATTGAGGAAATAGTTGAAGAAGTGGATGAGGCTgatgaaagaaaagaagaagacttGGGGAATGAAGACTTTAAACAGCCTGATAAAGACAAATCGGAAGATGACTCGAAGAACCATGAGGAACTTTCAGGTAATACAGAAGAAGTCCAAGAAAAGAGGAATACAGGTGATATTCAACCCAATTCAGAACCACCTGTCAAGCAAGACACTCcagaaacaaaggaaaacaccTCTACGGACAGTACGACTCCTCCACAGGAGCCAGAGAAAACAGAAAGCAATGAAATACTCAAaccgaaagaagaaaaaaaaattaacaaattaaaaattcCTAATTTGGCACATAATATTAAAATGACATCACGACCTTCAGGCAATGAGACAAATTTGGAGTCAACGCTCGATAAAATCCGCAATAACAACCCATCCGTCACAGAGGTGAACCTCAACAACATAGAGAACATTCCCAAAGAGATTCTCTTAGACTACGTCACTGCGCTGAAGAAGAACAAACACGTGAAGACCTTCAGTATCGCCAACACTGGTGTGGATGAAAACATTGCTTTCAACCTGGCCAACATGTTGAGGGAGAATCGCAGCATTACGACTCTGAACATTGAGTCTAACTTCGTCACGGGAAAGGGTATCGTGGCCATTATCCGTTGCCTTCAGTTCAACGAAAGTCTTACAGAGCTGCGTTTTCACAACCAGAGGCACATGTTGGGTCACCATGCTGAGATGGAAATCTCACGTCTGCTCAAAGCCAACAACACACTCCTGAAGATGGGCTATCACTTTGAACAGCCAGGACCCAGGATGGTGGTCACCAACATTTTAACCAGGAATCTGGATCGCCAGAGGCAGCAGAGAAAGGAGGAGCAGAGGCAGCAGCAGCTCAAAGAGCAACGGGAGCTTATGCAGATGTATGAAAACAGTTTGAACCTACCTCCTGGTTTGCTCCAGATGCTGGGATACATACCGCCAATGGAGGCTCTACAGGACCATGGGCTTGTCCCACCATCATCTGAGGTAGCTTCTGTTACCCAAAACCACAATGCAACAGAAAAGCCAGAGccaccaaaacaacaaaaaaagcacaaaagcaTTCCCAAACAAGCCTCAACCAACTCAGCAAACCCACTACAGAACGTCCAGCTGAAAAGAACTCCCAAGAAACGAGATCCATTTCTGGAGCTGGATGCAAGAGACAGCAGAAGAGCTGAGAGGGAAAGTTTCCAGCTAAGAAAGACTCCCAGAGTCAAGGACAGTGGCAGTGGAGAGATGTCGGATGAAAAAGCAAACCTTACTGATGTTATAAAGACTTTGAAACCAATCCCTCGCAGACGAGTTCCTCCAAAGGTTGACCCCACTCCTCGTGATCAGCTCCTCAGTGAGATCAAAACCAGCAACGTGGCATATCTCAAATCTGTGAGTATTACCCTCACTTTATCACCATGGGATCATTTTGaagtttataaaaaataa